The Streptobacillus ratti genome includes a region encoding these proteins:
- the mutS gene encoding DNA mismatch repair protein MutS codes for MSTPLMKQYNEIKKDYMEYILFFRLGDFYEMFFEDAEIASRVLGLTLTSRNKEKGMNIPLAGIPYHSSKPYIAKLVNAGYKVAICEQTENPKDVKGIVKREVVQIVTSGTMQDVDYLDSKSNNYLACIYYSNQNYAMSYLDITTGEFKVLECDEDNLISEIYKIEPKEILLTQTLKDKFSNIIDKLDISISIVTKVNDSEKFLKDYFNIVSLDSYGIFGKKAMIDACACILDYVLAMQFNNELTIRKIEVINKSKFVEISSSTLRNLEVIKNQRDKATYGSLLWVLDKCKSSTGSRKLKQLLQSPLLDLEEINKRYDDIEYLCKEIIKREEIRNLLDNVYDIERLLGKVIFSNENGKDINALKNTIYSSFKIKDLWPEKFENIDFNILKDIYTKIDSILLEEAPFSVREGNMIKSGVNSELDELRDIMNNGTNILLEIEAREREKTGIKNLKIKYNNIFGYFIEISKSNLNMVPETYTRKQTLSNAERYITQEIKSYEDKIINSKAKITELEYSIFKNLSSYIKGFKNIFIELSNTLAYIDILISFAITALENNYTRPNFNEGYFEIKNARHPVVEKLIGDNTFIANNVYFDDKDRFIILTGPNMSGKSTYMKQIALISIMAQIGSFVPASNANLNIVDKILTRIGASDDILSGQSTFMVEMSEVASIINSATTNSLIILDEVGRGTSTYDGLAIASSISKYIVENINAKAIFATHYHELTELENEYETIKNYRIEVEEKNGKVNFLRTIVKGGADRSYGIEVAKLAGLPKSIIRESTKLLKSFEVEKKNGQISLFENFEYENYDKIEKLEETIDNLNEKLDKLRNVDVNNMTPLNALNLLMQIKEEI; via the coding sequence ATGTCTACACCTTTAATGAAACAATATAATGAAATAAAAAAAGACTATATGGAATATATACTATTTTTTAGATTAGGAGATTTTTATGAGATGTTTTTTGAAGATGCAGAAATTGCTTCAAGAGTATTAGGGTTGACTCTTACATCAAGAAACAAAGAAAAAGGTATGAATATACCTCTTGCAGGTATACCTTATCATTCTTCTAAACCATATATAGCTAAACTTGTTAATGCAGGATATAAGGTGGCAATATGTGAGCAAACGGAAAATCCTAAAGATGTTAAGGGAATAGTAAAAAGAGAAGTTGTTCAAATTGTAACTTCAGGAACTATGCAAGATGTAGATTATTTAGATTCAAAATCTAATAATTATTTAGCTTGTATATATTATAGTAATCAAAATTATGCTATGTCATATTTAGATATAACTACAGGGGAATTTAAAGTATTAGAATGTGATGAAGATAATTTAATTAGTGAGATATATAAGATAGAACCAAAAGAAATATTACTTACTCAAACTTTAAAAGATAAATTTTCTAATATAATAGATAAACTTGATATAAGTATATCAATAGTTACTAAGGTAAATGATTCTGAAAAATTTTTAAAAGATTATTTTAATATAGTTTCTTTAGATAGCTACGGTATATTTGGTAAAAAAGCCATGATAGATGCTTGTGCTTGTATACTAGATTATGTTTTAGCTATGCAGTTTAATAATGAATTAACTATTAGAAAAATTGAGGTTATAAATAAATCAAAATTTGTTGAAATATCTTCATCTACATTAAGAAATTTAGAAGTTATTAAAAATCAAAGAGATAAAGCAACATATGGTTCACTTTTATGGGTGCTTGATAAATGTAAATCATCAACAGGATCAAGAAAATTAAAACAATTATTACAAAGCCCTTTACTTGATTTAGAAGAAATAAATAAAAGATATGATGATATAGAATATTTATGTAAAGAAATAATAAAAAGAGAAGAAATTAGAAATTTACTTGATAATGTATATGATATAGAAAGACTTTTAGGAAAAGTAATATTTTCAAATGAGAATGGTAAAGATATTAATGCTTTAAAGAATACAATTTATTCTAGTTTTAAGATAAAAGATTTATGGCCTGAAAAATTTGAAAATATTGACTTTAATATATTAAAAGATATATACACTAAAATAGATAGTATTTTGCTTGAAGAGGCTCCATTTTCAGTAAGAGAGGGTAACATGATTAAAAGTGGAGTTAATTCAGAATTAGATGAATTAAGAGACATTATGAATAATGGAACTAATATTTTACTTGAAATAGAAGCAAGAGAAAGAGAAAAGACAGGAATTAAAAATTTAAAAATTAAGTATAATAATATTTTTGGATATTTTATTGAAATATCTAAATCTAATTTAAATATGGTTCCTGAAACATATACTAGAAAACAAACGTTATCTAATGCAGAAAGATATATAACACAAGAAATTAAAAGTTATGAAGATAAAATAATTAATTCAAAGGCTAAGATTACTGAACTTGAATATAGTATTTTTAAAAATTTAAGTTCATATATTAAAGGTTTTAAAAACATATTTATTGAGCTTTCTAATACTTTAGCATATATAGATATATTAATTTCTTTTGCAATTACAGCACTTGAGAATAATTATACAAGACCTAACTTTAATGAGGGATATTTTGAAATTAAAAATGCAAGACATCCTGTTGTTGAAAAATTAATAGGAGATAATACTTTTATAGCTAATAATGTTTATTTTGATGATAAAGATAGATTTATTATACTTACAGGACCTAACATGTCAGGTAAATCAACTTATATGAAACAAATAGCTTTAATAAGTATCATGGCTCAAATAGGATCATTTGTACCTGCAAGTAATGCTAATTTAAATATTGTAGATAAAATTCTTACAAGAATAGGTGCAAGTGATGACATTTTATCTGGGCAATCAACATTTATGGTTGAAATGAGTGAGGTTGCAAGTATAATTAATTCAGCAACAACAAATTCCTTAATCATACTTGATGAAGTGGGTAGGGGAACATCAACTTATGATGGACTTGCTATTGCAAGTTCTATATCTAAATATATAGTTGAAAATATTAATGCAAAAGCTATATTTGCTACACATTATCATGAATTAACTGAACTTGAAAATGAATATGAAACTATTAAGAATTATAGGATAGAAGTAGAAGAAAAAAATGGTAAAGTAAACTTTTTAAGAACTATAGTTAAAGGTGGAGCAGATAGATCTTATGGTATTGAAGTTGCAAAACTTGCTGGATTACCTAAATCTATTATTAGAGAATCAACAAAATTACTTAAATCATTTGAAGTTGAAAAGAAAAATGGTCAGATATCTTTATTTGAAAATTTTGAATATGAAAATTATGATAAGATAGAAAAACTTGAAGAAACTATAGATAATTTAAATGAGAAATTAGATAAATTAAGAAATGTAGATGTTAATAATATGACACCACTTAATGCTTTAAACTTACTTATGCAGATAAAAGAAGAAATCTAA
- the fni gene encoding type 2 isopentenyl-diphosphate Delta-isomerase yields the protein MNRKDDHLKFALDSVSNKNGFDDYMLEYISIPLFGLNEIDISTKIRTVEFEYPFFINAITGGSEKGDKINKDLEYVSEKTGIFLFPGSYSPFLNKEKIDYPKNKGVNLGIDKPVSSHLEAISKTNAKFLQVHVNLIQEIVMPEGDRNFETWESNLKDILSLVKIPVILKETGFGMGKATFIKAKELGVKILDISGKGGTDFSKIENMRRYKAKRYYEEIGYYTTESLEIAKEFKDDFEIIASGGIRNPLDIVKALSLGAKAVGISGAFLRILETEGKEALVNTINTWKEDIKNMMLLTGSRNIEELRGKIRKNR from the coding sequence ATGAATAGAAAAGATGATCACTTAAAATTTGCATTAGATAGTGTTAGTAATAAAAATGGTTTTGATGATTATATGTTGGAATATATATCCATTCCTTTATTTGGATTAAATGAGATAGATATTAGTACAAAAATAAGGACAGTAGAATTTGAATACCCATTTTTTATTAATGCCATTACAGGTGGAAGTGAAAAGGGGGATAAGATAAATAAGGATTTAGAATATGTATCTGAAAAAACTGGAATTTTTCTTTTTCCAGGCTCATACTCTCCTTTTTTAAATAAGGAAAAAATAGATTATCCTAAGAATAAAGGGGTAAATTTAGGTATAGATAAACCTGTTAGTTCACATTTAGAAGCAATATCTAAAACTAATGCAAAATTTTTACAAGTTCATGTAAACCTTATACAAGAAATTGTTATGCCAGAGGGGGATAGAAATTTTGAAACTTGGGAAAGTAACTTAAAAGATATACTTTCTTTGGTAAAAATACCTGTTATTTTAAAAGAAACAGGCTTTGGTATGGGTAAGGCTACCTTTATTAAAGCAAAAGAGCTAGGAGTTAAAATATTAGATATTAGTGGTAAGGGTGGAACTGATTTTTCTAAGATAGAAAATATGAGAAGATATAAAGCTAAAAGATATTATGAAGAAATAGGATATTACACTACTGAAAGCCTTGAAATAGCTAAAGAATTTAAAGATGATTTTGAAATAATTGCTAGTGGTGGAATAAGAAATCCATTAGATATTGTAAAAGCTTTATCTTTAGGAGCAAAAGCTGTAGGAATTTCAGGAGCTTTTTTAAGGATATTAGAAACTGAGGGTAAAGAAGCTTTGGTTAATACAATAAACACTTGGAAAGAAGATATTAAGAATATGATGCTTTTAACAGGTTCAAGGAATATAGAGGAATTAAGGGGTAAGATAAGAAAAAATCGTTAA
- a CDS encoding DUF2185 domain-containing protein, with protein MNKWFYRSISIFVGVLALLFFNTPKIFIYILIILGLILAILGFIHLKVNSGQGCIISNRITVDGENVGYCYRQKEKLGKNDSGWRFFAGDEDENYLKDPSNFGVYKLSIVCNLDKNVREILNLPYETELRVNEKGILVKVENN; from the coding sequence ATGAATAAATGGTTTTATAGATCTATTTCTATTTTTGTTGGAGTTTTAGCCTTACTATTTTTTAACACTCCAAAAATATTCATATATATACTAATTATTTTAGGGCTTATACTAGCTATCCTAGGATTTATACATTTAAAAGTTAATTCAGGTCAAGGTTGTATAATTTCAAATCGTATTACAGTTGATGGTGAAAATGTAGGATATTGTTATAGACAAAAAGAAAAACTTGGAAAAAATGATAGTGGTTGGAGATTTTTTGCTGGAGATGAAGATGAAAACTATTTAAAAGACCCCTCTAATTTTGGTGTATACAAATTAAGTATAGTATGTAATTTAGATAAAAATGTAAGAGAAATATTAAATTTACCTTATGAAACTGAATTAAGAGTAAATGAAAAAGGAATTTTAGTTAAGGTGGAAAATAATTAA